In the Gemmatimonadota bacterium genome, one interval contains:
- a CDS encoding urocanate hydratase (catalyzes the formation of 4-imidazolone-5-propanoate from urocanate during histidine metabolism): TDELVLEMFPEDEHLCRWIRLAHDKVAFQGLPSRICWLGQGARARFGKAINDLVAAGEISAPIVIGRDHLDTGSVASPNRETEGMKDGTDAVADWPILNALLNTASGASWVSFHHGGGVGIGNSLHAGQVVVADGTPEMGERIERVLTNDPGIGVARHVDAGYDTAVKTAKAAGLKIPMMDG, translated from the coding sequence ACGGACGAGCTCGTGCTCGAGATGTTCCCCGAGGACGAGCACCTCTGCCGATGGATTCGCCTCGCGCACGACAAGGTCGCGTTCCAGGGGCTTCCGTCTCGGATTTGCTGGCTAGGGCAGGGGGCACGTGCCCGCTTCGGTAAGGCCATCAACGACCTGGTCGCGGCGGGCGAGATCAGCGCGCCGATCGTCATCGGGCGCGACCACCTGGACACGGGTTCGGTCGCGTCTCCCAACCGAGAGACCGAGGGGATGAAGGACGGCACCGACGCGGTCGCCGACTGGCCGATCTTGAACGCGCTTCTCAACACTGCGTCCGGCGCGAGTTGGGTCTCGTTCCACCACGGCGGAGGCGTCGGCATCGGCAACTCGCTGCACGCCGGCCAGGTCGTCGTCGCAGACGGCACACCGGAGATGGGTGAGCGCATCGAGCGGGTGCTCACGAACGATCCAGGCATCGGAGTAGCGCGACACGTGGACGCGGGCTATGACACCGCGGTGAAGACCGCCAAGGCCGCAGGGCTCAAGATCCCGATGATGGACGGGTAG